CCGCGACGGCGAGCCCGATCTCGTCGGTGCCCTCGTGCGCGGCCTTGAAGTGGTCCTTCCCCATCTCGACGTGTCGCACGATGTTCTCGCGGACCACGATGGCGTCGTCGATCAGGATACCGATCGCGAGCGAGAGGCCGAGCAGCGACATCGTGTTGAGCGTGAAGCCGAAGCCCCACACCGCGACGAAGGCGGCGAGCACCGAGATGGGGAGCGCGAGGCCGGTGATGACGGTGGAGCGCCACGAGTTGAGGAACAGGAACACCACGAGCACGGTGAGGAGCGCGCCCTCGATGAGCGTGCTCTGCACGTTCGCCACCGACGCGGTCACGCGCTCGCCGCGGTCCTGGATCACGTCGATGGTCGTGCCGGCGGGCAGCGTGGGCCGGAGCTCCTCGACGCCCTCGAGCACGCGCGTGCTCACCTCGGTCGTCGAGTAGCCCTTCGCCTTCTTGATCATGATGCCGACGGCGTCCTTGCCGTTGTAGATCGCCGCCGTACGCATCTCGGCGGTGCCGTCGCGCGCGTCGGCGACCTCGCCGAGACGGATGGCGCGACCGCCGCGCTGCGCGACGACGAGACGCAGGAAGTCCTCCGGCGTCTCGAGCTTGCCCTTGAGCCGGATGGCGCGCTCGTCGATCGCGCCGTTGAGGCGCCCGACCGGGACGGCGAGGTTCTGCGACTGCAGCGCGCCCACCACCTCGGCGACGGTGATGCCGGCGGCCTCCATGGCGGCGGGACGGATCTCGACGGTGAGCTCACGTTCCACGCCGCCCACGACCACCGCCTCGGCCACGCCGGGGATGCCGCGCAGCACGCGCGTGAGTCCCGGGTCGGCGATGCGCGTGAGCGCGGCCGCGTCGAGGGTGCTCGAGTTGAGCGAGAGCTGCACGATCGGCTGGTCGGCCGGATCGAAGCGCGTGAGGATCGGCTCCTTCATCTCGACCGGGAGGTCGGAGCGGATGGAGGAGATCTTGTCACGGATGTCCTGCGACGCCTGCTGCAGGTCCTTCTCGAAGACGAAGAAGACGGTCACGTTGGCGAAGCCGTCCTGCGCGGCGCCCGAGATGCGGTCCACGCCGGAGATGCCGCTGACGGCCTCCTCGACGCGGTCCAGCACCTCGCGCTCCACGACGTCCGGCGACGCGCCCGGGTACGGGATCGCGACGTTGATGATCGGCTGCTGCACGTCGGGGAACTCGTCGGTCTCCAGCTGGAAGAGCGCGAAGAGCCCGAACACGACCAGCGCCACCATCGAGACGATGGTGATCAGCGGGCGCTTGATGGCGAAATCGGAGATGAACATGGGTCGGATGGCTTGAGGCGGAGGGCCGCAGCGGGGATCGCTACTGCCGCGGCTTCGAATCGGTCGGCGTCGTGATCTTGAGCGGCGTCCCCGGCGAGATGCCGAGGGCCGGGCCCACGAGCAGCGTGTCACCGGCGGTCACGCCGGCCGTGATCTCCACCCGTTCCTGTGCCTCGTCCTTCGCCCCGAGGGTGACCTCGATCTTCTCGGTACGACCGTTCTTGAGGCGGAGCACCGACGGCGTGAGGCCGCGGAGGTCCACCGCCAGCTCCGGCACGGTGAGCGCCTCGCGCGAGTCGCTCGCGACCCGCCCTTCGGCGAACAGCCCGGCCACCAGTTGGTTCCCGTTGTTCGGGATCCGCACGAAGAGCCGCACCTGACGCGTCTGCGGATCGGCGCTCGGGTTGATGCTCGAGATGCGGCCCTCGAACGTGCGGCCCGGATAGCCGGTCACCGAGAAGCGGACCGGCGCGCCGACGCGCACCTGCGAGAGCTGCTCGGCCGGCACCGCCGCCTCGAGCCGCATGGTCGCGGGGTCCACCACGTTCATGAGCGGCGAGCCCGGGGCGACCACGTCGCCCGGGTTCACGAAGCGCTCGCTCACCACGCCGGCGTACGGCGCGAGGACGTTGGTCGCGTCGAGGGACTTCTGCGCCGAGGAGAGGCGCGCCTTGGCGTCGTCGAGCATCGTGCGCGCCGCGAGGTCGCCCCGCCGCGCGTTCTCGAGGTCGCGGTCGCTGATCGCGCCCGCCTTGAGGAGCGCCTCCGCCCGCGCCAGCTCGCGCTGGGCGATGTCGGCCGCGGTCTGCGCCGCCGTGAGGCCGGAGCGCGCGGAGAGGTACGCATCGTTGATCGCCCGATCGTCGATCTTGGCGAGCGACGTCCCCGCCGCGACGCGCGTGCCGGGATCGGTGAAGACCTGGATGATCGAGCCCGGCAGCTCGGCGCGGATCTGCGCCGTGCGCTCGGCGACGAGCGAGCCGGAGAGGATGGGGCCGCTCGAGAGGACCGTCCTCGCGGCGATGGTCATCGCCTCGGGACCGACCTGGACCGTCACCTCGGACGGCGTCTCGGAAGCGCCGGCGTCCTTCTTGCCGCAGGCCGCGAGCGTGAGCGTGGCGAGGACGGCGAGGCCGAGGGCGCGACGGGACATCAGGGACTTCCTCAGGTTGTTGTGTGCGATGGGCATGGTCAGCGTCCCCCGGTGGTGAGGGGGAGGTCCTTCAGGAGCGCGAGCCGGAGCCGCGCGATCTCGAGGTCGCGCGCCGCGTTCACGCGCTGGAGCCGCGCCTGCTCGAGCTGGACGCGGACCTCGGTGAGTTCGAGCTGCGTGGAGATCCCTTCCTGGAAGCGCACCTCGGCGATGCGGTACGCCTGCGCCGCCTGGGCGTCGGTGCCGACCGACGCGAGGTACGACGCCTGCGCCTGCTCGAGCGCGGTAATCGCGAGCAGCGCGTCGAGCGACGCGCCCTCGCGGGTCTGCTGCAACCGCTGCTGCGCCTCGGTGAGGTTCGCCTCGGCCACCTGCCGCTCACCGCGGAGACGGCCGCCGGTGAGGACCGGGAAGGAGACGCCGAGGGTGACGTTCCAATTGGGGAAGTAGAGGTCGATCGCCGAGGGGAGGAACGTGCCCTCGGGCGGATAGGCGAAGCGCTGGTAGGTGCTCGAGAGCTGCACCGACGGGAGTCGCGAGAGACGCGCGGCGCGCAGCGCGTGCTCCGACGCGGTCACCTGCGCTTCGGCCTGCCGCACCGTCGCGCGCGAGGAGACGCTCGTGTCGGGCGTGAGCGACCGGTCGTCGGCCAGGCGGATGGGGCCGCTCGCCGTCTCGACCGTGCTGGCGTCGTCGCGGATGGGCGTGGTGAGCGTCACCTCGCCGCCGAGCGGGAGGTCGAGGAGCTGCTTCAGGCGGAGATACGCGGTGGTGCGCGCGCCGCGGGCCTGGATCACGAGCGGCTTCTGGTTGTCGCGGGCAACTCGGGCGCGGAGCAGGTCGAACTCCGAGGCCGAGCCGACCTCGCGCCCGAGCTGCGTCTGCGTGAGGGTGCGCTCGGTGAGCACGAGCGAGCTCTCGGCGATGGCGAGGAACTTGTCGGAGGCGACGGCATCGAAGTAGGCCTGCGCGGCATCGAGCGCGGCCTGCGCGCGCGCCGACGTGAGCCCGATCTCGGCGGCCGTGCGTCCGGCGGCGGCCCCCGCGCGCGCCGCGGGGACGCGGCCGGAGGTATAGAGGTTCTGTGTGGCGGCGAGCGTGAACGTGAAGGTGTTGGGCGCGGCGAAGATCTGCGAGATCGCGCCGAAGCCGCCGGCCCCGCCGCTCGTGGTGTCGTTGGGGTCGGCGAAGCGCTCGGTGATCGCCTGGAACTGGTTCTGGATCGCGCGCTGGTAGCCAGCGGTGCCGTTCACCTGCGGGAGGCGCTGCGCGTTGGCCTGCGCCTGCTGGCCGCGGGCACGGGTGACACCGGCGCCGGCGATCGCGACGCCCTCGCTCTTGCGCTCGGCGAGGCGGAGCGCGTCGGCGAGGGAGAGCGCGGCGCCTGCCGCGGGCGCGGCCTGCTGTGCCTGTGCCGAGAGCGGCAGCAGGAGCAGGAGGAGCGACGCCAGCGTGGCGCCGAGGGAGCGGAGGAAGAGTCGCACGTAGTTGGCGGGTATCTGTTCAGCGGGGAGGAGCATCTCGACGGGCATCATCTCGCGCCCCATGGCATCGGCGAAGAGGGACCCCTGGAGCATGGCCGCCGCGGCCTTCGCGTCCGCGGCTGAGGGGATGAAGCGGTGCTGCGCGAGCCGTTCGACGTACGAGCAGAGGTCGCGGTGGGTCTGCGCCGGCTGTTCGAGCGTGGCCCCAGCGCACTCGGGGCGTTCGTGCATCTCGGCGAGCGCGGTGCGGATCATGCCGCTGTTGGCGAGCATGAAGTCGTGATGCGAGCGCGCCCAGGCGGTGAGTTCGGCCTCGGGATCGACCGGGACATCGGGGAGCGGGGTCCGCGCGTGAGCCTGCGCGTGACACTGGACCGCCTCGGCGATGAGGGCGGCCTTGGAGCCGAAGGTGCGGAAGAGCGTCACTTCGTTGACACCCGCCTCATCGGCGATGCGTCGGGTGGTCGCGC
This window of the Gemmatimonadota bacterium genome carries:
- a CDS encoding efflux RND transporter periplasmic adaptor subunit, with product MSRRALGLAVLATLTLAACGKKDAGASETPSEVTVQVGPEAMTIAARTVLSSGPILSGSLVAERTAQIRAELPGSIIQVFTDPGTRVAAGTSLAKIDDRAINDAYLSARSGLTAAQTAADIAQRELARAEALLKAGAISDRDLENARRGDLAARTMLDDAKARLSSAQKSLDATNVLAPYAGVVSERFVNPGDVVAPGSPLMNVVDPATMRLEAAVPAEQLSQVRVGAPVRFSVTGYPGRTFEGRISSINPSADPQTRQVRLFVRIPNNGNQLVAGLFAEGRVASDSREALTVPELAVDLRGLTPSVLRLKNGRTEKIEVTLGAKDEAQERVEITAGVTAGDTLLVGPALGISPGTPLKITTPTDSKPRQ
- a CDS encoding TolC family protein; the encoded protein is MTEPIRQQIIDAAVRVYSDVGFRGATTRRIADEAGVNEVTLFRTFGSKAALIAEAVQCHAQAHARTPLPDVPVDPEAELTAWARSHHDFMLANSGMIRTALAEMHERPECAGATLEQPAQTHRDLCSYVERLAQHRFIPSAADAKAAAAMLQGSLFADAMGREMMPVEMLLPAEQIPANYVRLFLRSLGATLASLLLLLLPLSAQAQQAAPAAGAALSLADALRLAERKSEGVAIAGAGVTRARGQQAQANAQRLPQVNGTAGYQRAIQNQFQAITERFADPNDTTSGGAGGFGAISQIFAAPNTFTFTLAATQNLYTSGRVPAARAGAAAGRTAAEIGLTSARAQAALDAAQAYFDAVASDKFLAIAESSLVLTERTLTQTQLGREVGSASEFDLLRARVARDNQKPLVIQARGARTTAYLRLKQLLDLPLGGEVTLTTPIRDDASTVETASGPIRLADDRSLTPDTSVSSRATVRQAEAQVTASEHALRAARLSRLPSVQLSSTYQRFAYPPEGTFLPSAIDLYFPNWNVTLGVSFPVLTGGRLRGERQVAEANLTEAQQRLQQTREGASLDALLAITALEQAQASYLASVGTDAQAAQAYRIAEVRFQEGISTQLELTEVRVQLEQARLQRVNAARDLEIARLRLALLKDLPLTTGGR